CTTCAAAAGCTCACGGGGCGTCTCACGGCGCGTGGTCATGTGCATTTACGGGATGTGAAGACCGATATCTGGTCGGAAGAGCTTGAGCTCAATCTCAATACCGAAGCGGGAGTGATCACGAACGGCAGTATTTATCTCAAGGAGCAGAATTCCTTTGTGACGGGGCGACGGCTTCAGCGGTTTTCTGAAACCCATTATCGGGTCAAGGAGGGTTCCTTTACCAATTGTGATGCGAAGAATGGCGAGATTCCAGCCTGGCGATTTAACTTTCATGATATGGATGTGGAATATGAGGACAGTTTGTTTGGTAAAGGCGTATGGTTCAATGTGAACGATGTGCCGGTCGTCCCGATTCCCACCTTTCGATATCCGCTTGGCGCTTCTCGAAAAAGCGGATTCTTATTTCCTACGACCGGGTACAATACGCAATTTGGTTACCAGTATCGGCAGGGATATTTTTGGGCCATCAATCCCAGCAATGATTTAACCATTTCCCCCCAAATCTTAACGGAGCGTGGAGGAGGTGCGGATCTGGAATATCGCTATATGTGGAATCGCCTCACAAAGGGAGAATGGTTGATACGCTCGCTTTATGATACCCAGCAAAATCGTGGGCGAGCCGAAGTTCGAGGAGCTCATGCTCAGCAATTCAATCCTGATTTGTCCTTACGAATGCGCGCCAATTTTTCAAGTGATCGAACGGTATTGCAAAATTTTAGCAGTTCTGGGACTCAACGGGCTTTACCCAGCCAAGAGTCGCACCTCACTATTTTGCAACGGCTTGATCATGGAGCGCTATATCTTACCGGCCAATATATTCAGCCGTTAGCCACCGGCGGGAATTCGACCTTTCAGCGGTTACCCGAAATCGGACATCGCTTCATGAATCCCAGTGTCTTGGGCAGTCCCATATCGCTGACCGCGGAAACGACTGCGGTGCAATTTCACAGGCAGACAGGATTCGATGTCGGTCGGATCGATGTGATGCCGGGACTGTCAATGGAAGGGCTCCATCTGGGGCATGCCCTGGGATTCCGTCCCCAGGTAAAATTTCGTGAAGTAGGTTATACGCGGGGGCTCACGGAGAAATCAGCCCAACATCGTGAAACCTTTTGGGTTGGGGCTGAATTGTTCTCGAATGTCTCGAAACGGTTTTCCCTCGGCGATGGGAATTGGATCCGTCATTCTCTACAACCGAATGTAATTTATGAGTATGTGCCACAAACGAAACAATCGGAATTAGTTCAGATCGATGCCGTGGATGATTTAATTCAAAAGAGTTTGGTGACCTATTCCTTGAAAAATCGTCTGAGCCAAATTGGTGGCGGAAAATCCAATGCCTGGTTGGATCTGTTCTTTGCCCAAAGTTATCATGTGGCCAATCCGCCACCCCTCGCCTCCCGGTTTTCGGATATCTGGACACGGGGGCATTTTCATTCACCGGTCGATTCCTCAGCTTTCATCTCGGCCTTTAATCTGAGGGTCGATGCCTTTTACGATCCGAATAGGAAATATTTTTCTCAGATGAACACCGATGTGCTCATCCAAAGCCGGCAGACATGGTATATGACCGTTGGTCAGCGGTACACCAAAGAGGGAACGAGAGTCCGCCGTGGAGATATTTGGAATCCCGTGTCGTTTAATGAGGTGTTGGCTCCGGATGAGGAAATCCTCTATCTCACGACTGGAGGTGGAGTGCGTTTGCCCTATGGTGTGACCGTAGGCACCAAGTGGTATCATGACCTCCGAACGGGACAGACGGCGGAATGGGATGTGGTCGGGCTCTACCAAAATCCCTGTCGATGTTTTTCCCTCGGGCTCACGTATACACGGCTTCCTGACCGCTCACAATTTGAATTTCTCATCAGCTTGACCGGGTTGTGGGGGACCCAAGGGCATGGGACGCAATTAATGAAGCTGATCTTGGGCCCCATCATGGCGGGAGAGCGTGGAATTCCTTGGGACTATCGCTAACCGTCATGCGCCTTTTACCTATGCGAATGTGCACGGTCCCGGTGATGGTTCTATGGGGCTTAGTCGCCTGGCCGTTTCATCTCTGGGCGCAAGAAGTCGTGACTGATCAGGTCACCATCACGTCGGCAAGAGGACAGCTGTTTGGCATCACGTCCGGCGAGGGAATTGCCAGAAAGGGGTTAGCGTCGGGGGAAGACGTGCTGGTGGTCGAAAGCAAAGGTATGACGGGATATGTTCAGACAACCACACGGTTGCTTGGATTTTCAGGTCGGTTACAACGGTGGGTGGACATGAATCTTTCCTCGGCGGAGGAAGTGATC
Above is a window of Candidatus Nitrospira neomarina DNA encoding:
- a CDS encoding LPS-assembly protein LptD translates to MTGAGVGGGLCVLSRRSHGVLLGILIFLTILAAGKTAFGQSDVSRVESEEVPAASSAERGSVEPTSQGIPVTINADRIEYDNDREEYHATGAVDITRGPIHLNADEATLQKLTGRLTARGHVHLRDVKTDIWSEELELNLNTEAGVITNGSIYLKEQNSFVTGRRLQRFSETHYRVKEGSFTNCDAKNGEIPAWRFNFHDMDVEYEDSLFGKGVWFNVNDVPVVPIPTFRYPLGASRKSGFLFPTTGYNTQFGYQYRQGYFWAINPSNDLTISPQILTERGGGADLEYRYMWNRLTKGEWLIRSLYDTQQNRGRAEVRGAHAQQFNPDLSLRMRANFSSDRTVLQNFSSSGTQRALPSQESHLTILQRLDHGALYLTGQYIQPLATGGNSTFQRLPEIGHRFMNPSVLGSPISLTAETTAVQFHRQTGFDVGRIDVMPGLSMEGLHLGHALGFRPQVKFREVGYTRGLTEKSAQHRETFWVGAELFSNVSKRFSLGDGNWIRHSLQPNVIYEYVPQTKQSELVQIDAVDDLIQKSLVTYSLKNRLSQIGGGKSNAWLDLFFAQSYHVANPPPLASRFSDIWTRGHFHSPVDSSAFISAFNLRVDAFYDPNRKYFSQMNTDVLIQSRQTWYMTVGQRYTKEGTRVRRGDIWNPVSFNEVLAPDEEILYLTTGGGVRLPYGVTVGTKWYHDLRTGQTAEWDVVGLYQNPCRCFSLGLTYTRLPDRSQFEFLISLTGLWGTQGHGTQLMKLILGPIMAGERGIPWDYR